A portion of the Magnolia sinica isolate HGM2019 chromosome 17, MsV1, whole genome shotgun sequence genome contains these proteins:
- the LOC131230624 gene encoding uncharacterized protein At2g29880-like has product MDNSLVDALVEQVNLGLKSDNGFKPEAYKATIKEINETCGILLENHHISNRLRTLKRLYISIKDLLNASGFGWDSDRKMVVATDDVWAGYIASHPYAERMRGKHIDRWDDLTFIFGNEYAQGSFASTAYSSPISGKWHN; this is encoded by the exons ATGGACAATTCATTAGTGGATGCCCTGGTTGAACAAGTCAATCTCGGCCTAAAGAGTGATAATGGGTTCAAACCCGAGGCCTACAAGGCAACCATCAAAGAGATCAATGAGACATGTGGCATATTACTTGAAAACCATCACATTTCTAATCGGTTGCGGACCTTGAAGAGGTTGTATATTTCTATCAAAGACCTGCTCAATGCATCCGGTTTTGGATGGGACTCGGACAGAAAGATGGTCGTCGCTACTGATGATGTGTGGGCTGGTTATATTGCG TCTCACCCATATGCGGAACGTATGCGAGGAAAGCACATCGATAGATGGGATGACTTGACCTTCATATTCGGCAACGAATATGCCCAAGGATCATTTGCGAGCACAGCTTACTCATCACCCATTTCTGGGAAGTGGCACAACTGA